The Candidatus Saccharimonadales bacterium nucleotide sequence TCGAAAAATACCAAGAAGATCGAAAAATTTGGTATGCAGTACTCGTCGTTGTATCAATTATATGTTACTTCGTGCCAGCCGGCGTCGTCATTTAAATAGCCTTTCTCCTACCACTTGACGTAAGGGGACGAAGTGTAGTAAACTACGTAGGTAACTTATTACGTAATAACAACTGTCTCTTGGTGAATTGGAAGGTCCTGATGAAGGAAACCACCCTCCACCAAGAGTTTTAAGTGGGAGCATGAAGGCAAATGAAAGCACTTCTCGGTACCAAAATTGGTATGACCCAAATCATCAGCGAGAGCGGCGCGGCTATTCCAGTCACGCTAATTCAAGCTAGCCCCAACACTGTGACTCAGGTAAAGTCTGTCGAATCCGACGGCTACAACGCAGTGCAGGTGGCATATGGTGAGGGTAAGAACCTGAGCAAGGCCGTTGCTGGACACACAAGTCCAGCCAAAGTGACACCGAAACACATTCGGGAGATTCGTGTTGCAGAACTACCAGAAGGCCTCTCGGTAGGAAGCACAATCGACGTAACAGCTTTTGCATTAGGAGATGTCGTTGATGCGACAGGAACTAGCAAAGGTAAAGGTTTTGCCGGTACGGTAAAACGACATAACTTTAATACCAGCAAAAACACCCACGGTGGTAACGGTAACGTCCGTAAACCAGGTTCAATTGGATCAATGTATCCACAAAAAGTTTTTAAGGGTAAACGCATGGCAGGACGCATGGGTCACGACCGAGTAACGGTCAAAAACCTTGTTGTTGCTTACATCGACCTTGAAAACAATTTGATTGGTCTTCGTGGTGCTGTTCCAGGTCCTAAAAAGGGTCTGATCATCATTGGAGGAAAGGCATAATGGCTGAGACAACTACAGCAGCTAAGACTGCTCTACCAAAAGAAGTCTTCAACGTCGAGGTGACAAACCATGAACTATTGAAGCTGGCATATGACTCATATCTTGCCAAAGCTCGTCTTTCGAGCGCAACTACCAAACAGCGTGGCGAAGTCCGCGGTGGTGGTAAGAAGCCATGGAAGCAAAAAGGTACTGGACGTGCGCGTTTCGGTAGCTCTCGTAACCCAATTTGGCGCGGTGGTGGTGTTGTTTTTGGACCTAACGGTACTGAAAACTATACAAAACGTATTAGCACTGGTAGCAAACGTGTGGCTATTCGCCAAGCGTTGACACTCGCGAACCAAGCGAAACTTATCCTTGTAAAAGATGTTAAGACGACTGGTAAGACGACTGATGTCATCAAGTTCCTTGCCGATAACAAGCTTGACCGTAAGGTCCTCCTCGTTGTCGACGAGAAAACACCAGAGCTCATTCGTGCGACTAACAATATCCAACAGCTTCTGTTGGTACGTAGTACATATCTAAGTGTGTATCACATCCTAAACGCTGATCATATTGTTATTGCACCTTCAGCCCTTTCTACCATCAAAACATGGTTAGTAAAGGAGGAGGCGTAATATGACAACTAATATTAGCGTTATCCCACGCGCAACTGAGAAAGCCTACGCTCAGTCGCAAAACAATGTTTACGTATTTAGTGTGCCTCTCACAGCAAACAAGCAAGAAATTGCCGCTGCTATCGAAGCACAATTCGAAGTAAAAGTTGAACGCATCAAAACACTCGTTCAAAACGGTAAAGCTATTCGCTTTAGCCGTGGCAAACGATCACAGCCAGGTAAGACAACTCGCAAAGACTCTAAGAAAGCCTACGTGACACTTGCCAAGGGTGACAGTATTCAGGTATTTGATGTACAACCTGAAGAGGAGAAGAAGTAATGCCAATTAAAGCTTACAACCCAACCACTCCTGCCCGCCGAGGCATGACAAGTGAAGATTATAGTGAGATTACAACTCGTAAACCACTAAAAAGCTTAGTCAAGAGTAAAAAGCAAAACGCTGGTCGTAACAATACTGGACGTATTACAGTTCGTCACCGTGGTGGTGGTGTCAAACGACACTACCGACTTGTTAATCACAAGCTAGCAGCTGGTACAGTTGCAACGGTTGAAGAGATTGAATACGATCCTAACCG carries:
- the rplC gene encoding 50S ribosomal protein L3 produces the protein MKALLGTKIGMTQIISESGAAIPVTLIQASPNTVTQVKSVESDGYNAVQVAYGEGKNLSKAVAGHTSPAKVTPKHIREIRVAELPEGLSVGSTIDVTAFALGDVVDATGTSKGKGFAGTVKRHNFNTSKNTHGGNGNVRKPGSIGSMYPQKVFKGKRMAGRMGHDRVTVKNLVVAYIDLENNLIGLRGAVPGPKKGLIIIGGKA
- the rplD gene encoding 50S ribosomal protein L4, with protein sequence MAETTTAAKTALPKEVFNVEVTNHELLKLAYDSYLAKARLSSATTKQRGEVRGGGKKPWKQKGTGRARFGSSRNPIWRGGGVVFGPNGTENYTKRISTGSKRVAIRQALTLANQAKLILVKDVKTTGKTTDVIKFLADNKLDRKVLLVVDEKTPELIRATNNIQQLLLVRSTYLSVYHILNADHIVIAPSALSTIKTWLVKEEA
- a CDS encoding 50S ribosomal protein L23 encodes the protein MTTNISVIPRATEKAYAQSQNNVYVFSVPLTANKQEIAAAIEAQFEVKVERIKTLVQNGKAIRFSRGKRSQPGKTTRKDSKKAYVTLAKGDSIQVFDVQPEEEKK